In one Candidatus Atribacteria bacterium ADurb.Bin276 genomic region, the following are encoded:
- a CDS encoding BMC domain protein → MGIIVLGVLELNSIAVGLQALDGMVKAAPIRIIDAKTICPGKFVVIVSGEVAAVDAALSRGKEIGGGYVVDELFIPNLHTQVIPAITGAVECEIWDAVAVIESFSVVASISAADVAAKTASVLVSEVRLATGMGGKSYIKIIGNIHEVEAAVHAAVEVISGKGLLCKEVIIPNPDPGIRNYFIF, encoded by the coding sequence ATGGGAATTATTGTTTTAGGAGTTCTTGAGCTCAACAGTATTGCCGTGGGATTACAAGCATTAGATGGAATGGTAAAAGCTGCGCCGATCCGAATTATTGACGCCAAAACCATTTGCCCAGGAAAGTTTGTTGTTATTGTGAGTGGAGAGGTTGCAGCCGTTGATGCGGCTTTATCTCGAGGGAAGGAGATAGGAGGGGGATATGTTGTTGATGAGCTTTTTATTCCAAATCTCCATACCCAGGTAATTCCAGCAATAACCGGAGCGGTTGAATGTGAAATCTGGGATGCTGTAGCTGTAATTGAATCTTTTTCCGTGGTAGCCAGTATTAGTGCGGCCGATGTTGCAGCTAAAACCGCTAGTGTTTTAGTAAGTGAAGTTCGTTTGGCAACCGGCATGGGAGGCAAGTCTTACATAAAAATAATTGGTAACATCCATGAAGTTGAAGCAGCTGTTCATGCTGCAGTAGAAGTTATTAGTGGGAAGGGTCTTCTTTGTAAAGAAGTCATTATTCCCAACCCCGATCCTGGTATTCGGAATTATTTTATTTTTTAA
- the pgk/tpi gene encoding Bifunctional PGK, whose translation MRKLLIAANWKMNMYRQEALELTRGIVEQTRFFTFVDIMIAPPFTALEIVKSEIQNTQIQLGAQDVFFEESGAYTGEISPGMLLDAGCAYVIIGHSERRQYFGETDEIINKKVSAALKNHLIPIFCVGETWEERNQGRAFLVLNQQILFGLQGIDNEKLSSIVVAYEPVWAIGTGKSANKEQVQEVHAYLRGVIKEFTSSNEIAFNIRILYGGSMSPKNAQEILRQKDVDGGLIGGASLKIDSFSSLVQIAESVQKVKEQ comes from the coding sequence TTGCGTAAATTACTGATTGCAGCCAACTGGAAAATGAATATGTATCGCCAGGAAGCCTTAGAGCTCACAAGAGGAATTGTTGAACAAACCAGATTTTTTACGTTTGTAGATATTATGATCGCTCCACCATTTACAGCTTTAGAAATAGTAAAAAGTGAGATTCAAAATACTCAAATTCAATTAGGAGCTCAGGATGTTTTTTTTGAAGAATCTGGTGCTTATACCGGAGAAATATCTCCAGGAATGCTTTTAGATGCTGGTTGTGCTTATGTCATTATTGGACATTCTGAACGAAGACAATATTTTGGTGAAACTGATGAAATTATAAACAAAAAAGTGTCTGCTGCTTTAAAAAATCATCTTATACCAATTTTTTGTGTTGGGGAAACATGGGAGGAGAGAAATCAAGGGAGAGCCTTTTTGGTTCTTAACCAGCAAATCCTTTTTGGTTTGCAGGGTATTGATAATGAGAAGTTATCTTCGATTGTCGTTGCTTATGAACCGGTTTGGGCTATTGGAACAGGAAAAAGTGCAAACAAAGAACAAGTTCAAGAAGTGCATGCTTACCTACGTGGTGTCATAAAAGAATTTACTTCTTCGAATGAAATTGCTTTTAACATTCGAATTTTGTACGGAGGGAGCATGTCTCCCAAAAACGCTCAAGAGATTCTTAGACAAAAAGACGTTGACGGAGGCTTAATAGGGGGAGCAAGTTTAAAAATTGATAGTTTCAGTTCTCTGGTTCAGATAGCTGAGAGTGTGCAAAAAGTGAAAGAACAGTGA